One Polaribacter sp. KT25b DNA segment encodes these proteins:
- the rpsI gene encoding 30S ribosomal protein S9, with translation MDIVHKIGRRKTAVARIYLSEGTGTIVVNKKDYKSYFTTSTLQYKVQQPLMLTENLTSYDIKVNVYGGGVTGQAEAIRLAITRALVAIEPEHRLILKPEGLLTRDPRMVERKKFGQKKARKKFQFSKR, from the coding sequence ATGGATATAGTACACAAAATCGGTAGAAGAAAAACAGCTGTTGCTCGTATTTATCTTTCGGAAGGAACAGGAACTATTGTAGTTAATAAAAAAGATTATAAAAGCTATTTTACAACTTCAACTTTACAATATAAGGTACAACAACCTTTAATGTTAACAGAAAACTTAACATCTTACGATATTAAAGTAAATGTTTATGGTGGTGGTGTTACAGGTCAAGCAGAAGCAATTCGTTTAGCAATTACTAGAGCTTTAGTTGCTATAGAACCAGAACACAGACTTATTTTAAAACCAGAAGGTTTATTAACTCGTGATCCAAGAATGGTTGAACGTAAGAAATTCGGTCAGAAAAAAGCACGTAAAAAATTCCAGTTCTCGAAACGTTAA
- a CDS encoding glutamine--tRNA ligase/YqeY domain fusion protein yields the protein MSEEKKSLNFLEQIIEEDLANGMPKEDLRFRFPPEPNGYLHIGHTKAIGISFGLGLKYNAPVNLRFDDTNPAKEEQEYVDAIKEDISWLGYSWANECYSSDYFQQLFDWAVLLIKDGKAYVDSQSSEEMRVQKGTPTEVGTNSPFRTRSVAENLELFLGMKDGKFKEGEHTLRAKIDMESPNMLMRDPLMYRIMYKSHHRTGDDWCIYPMYDWTHGESDYIEQISHSLCSLEFKPHRELYNWFRDHIFDFSKSEYPNPPKQREFSRLNLSYTIMSKRKLLKLVEENIVAGWDDPRMPTISGLRRRGYTPAAIRSFVETVGVSKRENIIDVALLEFKIREDLNNTAKRVMGVLDPVKVIIDNYPEGKEEMLDASYNDYEEGFGSREVPFSREIYIEREDFREEANKKFFRLKLGKEVRLKNAYFITATSCEKDENGEITVIHCTYDPLTKSGMDTEESKRKVKGTLHWVSVKHAIKAEVRAYDRLFLDEAPDSHKDKDYMEFVNPNSLEIIEAYLEPSLQNATIGERFQFQRLGYFNVDDDSTTDNLVFNKTVGLRDSWAKK from the coding sequence ATGTCTGAAGAGAAGAAATCGCTCAATTTTTTAGAGCAAATTATTGAAGAGGATTTGGCAAACGGAATGCCAAAAGAGGATTTACGTTTTCGTTTTCCACCAGAACCAAATGGATATTTGCACATTGGTCATACAAAAGCAATTGGAATTAGTTTTGGTTTGGGATTAAAATACAATGCGCCAGTAAACTTGCGTTTTGATGATACAAACCCGGCAAAAGAAGAGCAAGAATATGTAGATGCAATTAAGGAAGATATTTCTTGGTTAGGATATTCTTGGGCAAATGAATGTTATTCATCAGACTATTTTCAGCAATTGTTTGATTGGGCAGTTTTACTGATAAAAGACGGTAAAGCGTATGTAGATTCTCAATCTTCAGAAGAAATGAGAGTTCAAAAAGGTACGCCAACAGAAGTTGGAACAAATAGCCCTTTTAGAACTCGTTCTGTTGCAGAAAACTTAGAATTATTTCTAGGGATGAAAGACGGAAAATTTAAAGAAGGTGAACATACTTTGCGTGCAAAGATTGATATGGAATCTCCGAATATGTTAATGCGTGATCCCTTAATGTACAGAATTATGTACAAATCTCATCATAGAACTGGTGATGATTGGTGCATTTACCCAATGTATGATTGGACACATGGTGAGAGTGATTATATTGAACAAATTTCGCACTCTTTATGTTCTTTAGAGTTTAAACCTCATAGAGAATTATACAATTGGTTTAGAGATCATATTTTTGATTTTAGTAAATCGGAATATCCAAATCCACCAAAACAACGTGAATTTTCTCGTTTAAATTTAAGTTACACCATTATGAGTAAACGTAAGTTACTTAAATTGGTAGAAGAAAATATTGTTGCTGGTTGGGACGACCCTAGAATGCCAACAATTTCTGGTTTAAGAAGACGTGGTTACACGCCTGCTGCTATTAGAAGTTTTGTAGAAACTGTTGGGGTTTCTAAACGTGAAAACATTATTGATGTTGCTCTTTTAGAGTTTAAAATTAGAGAAGATTTAAACAATACAGCTAAAAGAGTTATGGGAGTTTTAGATCCTGTAAAAGTAATTATCGATAATTATCCAGAAGGAAAAGAGGAAATGCTAGATGCTAGCTATAATGATTATGAAGAAGGTTTTGGCAGCAGAGAAGTTCCTTTTTCTAGAGAAATTTATATTGAAAGAGAAGATTTTAGAGAAGAAGCGAATAAAAAATTCTTCCGTTTAAAATTAGGTAAAGAAGTTCGTTTAAAAAATGCATATTTTATTACAGCTACAAGTTGTGAAAAAGATGAAAATGGAGAAATTACCGTAATTCATTGTACGTATGATCCGTTAACAAAATCTGGAATGGATACAGAAGAAAGTAAACGTAAAGTAAAAGGTACATTGCACTGGGTTTCTGTAAAACACGCTATTAAAGCAGAAGTTAGAGCTTACGACAGATTGTTTTTAGATGAAGCACCAGATTCTCATAAAGACAAAGATTATATGGAATTTGTAAACCCAAATTCTTTAGAAATTATAGAAGCTTATTTAGAACCAAGTTTACAAAATGCAACAATTGGAGAACGTTTCCAGTTTCAACGTTTAGGTTATTTTAATGTAGATGATGATTCTACTACAGACAATTTAGTATTCAACAAAACGGTTGGTTTACGTGATTCTTGGGCAAAAAAATAA
- a CDS encoding DUF2007 domain-containing protein gives MSLITIKKSNNESEIFILKGRLESEGVKCYLRNQFSTQIMPQISSVELQISEVDSEKVKEILSQINQT, from the coding sequence ATGAGCTTAATTACAATTAAAAAGTCTAATAATGAATCTGAAATATTTATTTTAAAGGGTAGATTAGAATCAGAAGGAGTTAAGTGCTATTTGCGAAATCAATTTTCAACTCAAATAATGCCACAAATATCTTCAGTTGAACTTCAGATTTCTGAAGTAGATTCCGAAAAGGTTAAAGAAATTTTAAGTCAAATTAATCAAACTTAA
- the rpsB gene encoding 30S ribosomal protein S2: MANVNIQELLESGVHFGHLTRKWNPNMAPYIYTERNGVHIIDLYKTAAKIEETAEALKKIANSGRKILFVATKKQAKDIVAERAKAVNMPYITERWPGGMLTNFVTIRKAVKKMAHIDRMKQDGSFDALSKREKLQINRQREKLEKNLGSIADMTRLPGALFIIDIKKEHIAVAEARNLNIPIFAMVDTNSDPRLVDFVIPANDDASKSVNKVLSYVSDAIAEGLSERKSDKEKGKEGKAEKSAPKKVKAKAEATESVEKDSE; the protein is encoded by the coding sequence ATGGCAAACGTAAACATTCAAGAATTATTAGAAAGTGGTGTTCATTTCGGGCATTTAACTAGAAAATGGAACCCTAACATGGCTCCTTATATTTATACAGAAAGAAATGGTGTACACATCATCGATTTGTATAAAACAGCTGCTAAAATAGAAGAGACTGCAGAGGCTTTAAAAAAGATTGCAAACTCTGGACGTAAAATTTTATTTGTTGCAACTAAAAAACAAGCAAAAGATATTGTTGCAGAAAGAGCAAAAGCAGTAAACATGCCTTACATCACAGAAAGATGGCCAGGTGGTATGTTAACTAACTTTGTAACTATTAGAAAAGCTGTTAAAAAAATGGCTCATATTGATAGAATGAAGCAAGATGGTTCTTTTGATGCATTATCTAAAAGAGAAAAATTACAAATTAATCGTCAAAGAGAAAAATTAGAAAAGAATTTAGGTTCTATTGCTGATATGACTCGTTTACCTGGTGCATTATTTATAATTGACATCAAAAAAGAACACATTGCTGTTGCAGAAGCTAGAAACTTAAACATTCCTATTTTTGCTATGGTTGATACAAACTCTGATCCAAGATTAGTAGATTTTGTAATTCCAGCAAACGACGATGCTTCTAAATCTGTAAACAAAGTATTATCTTATGTTTCTGATGCAATTGCAGAAGGTTTATCAGAAAGAAAATCTGATAAAGAAAAAGGAAAAGAAGGAAAAGCAGAAAAATCAGCACCAAAAAAAGTAAAAGCGAAAGCTGAAGCTACAGAAAGTGTTGAAAAAGACAGCGAATAA
- a CDS encoding DUF6370 family protein, translating to MAEFSCEQCQFELDSENGCSLAVRIDDKVYFVEGFKIDDFGDAYDKHTGFYKVIKKGEVVASYIKLVD from the coding sequence ATCGCAGAATTTTCTTGTGAACAATGTCAGTTTGAATTAGATTCAGAAAACGGATGCAGTTTAGCTGTTCGTATAGATGATAAAGTCTATTTTGTTGAAGGTTTTAAAATTGATGATTTTGGCGATGCATATGACAAACACACTGGTTTTTACAAAGTAATAAAAAAAGGTGAAGTTGTTGCTTCTTATATAAAGTTGGTTGATTAA
- the rplM gene encoding 50S ribosomal protein L13 → MNTLSYKTVSANSATVNKEWVLVDADGQTLGRLASKIAKLIRGKYKPNFTPHVDCGDNVVIINAEKINLTGKKWTEKSYIRHTGYPGGQRSLTATEMFDKDPTRLIEKAVKGMLPKNTLGSALFRNLYVYAGTEHKHAGQEPKAINLNDYK, encoded by the coding sequence ATGAACACATTAAGTTACAAAACAGTATCAGCAAACAGCGCTACCGTAAACAAGGAGTGGGTTTTAGTTGATGCGGACGGGCAAACGTTGGGTCGTCTAGCTTCTAAAATAGCAAAGCTAATTAGAGGTAAATACAAACCAAACTTTACTCCTCACGTAGATTGTGGAGATAACGTGGTTATTATCAACGCAGAAAAAATTAATCTAACTGGTAAAAAATGGACTGAAAAGTCTTACATCCGTCATACGGGTTATCCAGGAGGACAAAGATCGTTAACTGCTACAGAAATGTTTGATAAAGATCCTACAAGACTTATTGAAAAAGCAGTAAAAGGAATGTTACCAAAAAACACTTTAGGTAGCGCTTTATTTAGAAACTTGTATGTATATGCAGGTACAGAGCACAAACATGCAGGTCAAGAACCTAAAGCTATTAACCTTAACGATTATAAATAA
- the folB gene encoding dihydroneopterin aldolase, translated as MGIIKVNNIKLYANHGCLEEEAKIGSEYRIDVEVKASLRKSSKTDDLVDTVDYVHLNYIVKEEMAIRSKLLEEVAQRILNRFFRELRMIKKATVSVAKLNPPIGGNVEEVAIILTKKR; from the coding sequence ATGGGAATAATTAAAGTAAACAATATTAAACTCTATGCAAATCATGGATGTTTAGAAGAGGAAGCAAAAATAGGTTCAGAATATAGAATTGATGTCGAGGTAAAGGCTAGTTTAAGAAAATCGTCTAAAACCGATGATTTAGTAGATACTGTAGATTATGTTCATTTAAATTATATAGTAAAAGAAGAAATGGCAATAAGGTCTAAGTTATTAGAAGAAGTTGCGCAAAGAATTTTAAATCGTTTTTTTAGAGAATTAAGAATGATTAAAAAAGCTACTGTTTCTGTTGCAAAACTAAACCCACCAATTGGCGGAAATGTAGAAGAAGTTGCAATTATTTTAACAAAAAAAAGATAA
- a CDS encoding zinc ribbon domain-containing protein codes for MSNQIRNYSCPKCNNKTYKIGELRATGGTLSKIFDIQNQKYTSVTCERCTYTEFYKTKTSAISNVFDFFTS; via the coding sequence ATGAGCAATCAAATAAGAAATTACTCGTGTCCTAAATGCAATAATAAAACCTATAAAATTGGTGAGTTAAGAGCAACAGGCGGAACATTATCTAAAATTTTTGATATTCAAAATCAGAAATACACAAGCGTAACTTGCGAGCGTTGTACTTATACAGAGTTTTATAAGACCAAAACAAGTGCAATAAGTAACGTTTTCGACTTTTTTACGAGTTAA
- a CDS encoding alpha-2-macroglobulin has translation MKTQNLLSAFLILFLFFSCKNEDVKTDNIYKFKEYISYTTSGIVSKTEKITVNLTKEVENWETDQDISSDIISIKPFVNGKIKTLNKHAFVFIPDEDLDADTEYTVTLKLGKLYKNIPQEFEDYTFQFKTITPNFTIKTGALQSYSKEYQYLEGVVNSADVISLENAKKLLNASQKGTSKKIVWNESYKNNRVFEFKIDSIQRFEEESKLAISWNGNSINADSKGENEISIPSKNNFKVLSVKIYNENEQYISINFSDALKKQQNFDGLITVENVKTPRFIVDGNEIKIFSEARFQGAILVSVFQGIQNSDEYKLKNTYTETISFEQKKPEIRAISNGTILPNSKDLKFNFEAVNVKEVDVRVIKIYHKNILQFLQEEDINSNSNYAIKRVGRRVAKQTITLIDKKENNTQKWKAFSVDISKMVATEPGAIYRIELSFNKNQALYDCSENTSSTENNDNFEDRDFNFNEFDDEEKREELYWDDKLYSYKNYSYNWSQRNNPCYDAYYNEGRIISQNLLASNLGVIAKKGTDNTYFFAVTNILNTNPEAEATVRLFNFQQQEIASKNTNIDGFVSIKSKKNAAFAIVSKGKNKAYLRLLDGNSLSLSKFDVSGSKTQKGLKGYIYGERGVWRPGDSLHLTFVLNDADNKLPKNHPVKMEVTDPSGKLIYKKVASENLHNFYTFKVTTLPESKTGTYSVKVSVGGAKFYKYLKIETVKPNRLKIKIDFDDEILTSKKPINGTLDVKWLHGTPAKNLKAEVKAKVSSTNYSFKNYEKYVFSDPSRTFESEELTVFEGKLDENGFAKIKSNLTIDKNAPGMLNVQFLVRAFENGGDFSMDAFSKKYAPFNSFVGLKSPEGNRYGSFFTDENQTFSVISVDEKGNPVQRDELEVEIYKIEWRWWWSSSEDNLSRYTSSTYHKPYLTSTISTNSKGEGSFKLHIPERDRGRYLIRVIDKKSGHSTGRTAYFYKNWWQNSSSGDKEAAKMLVFSADKEKYNVGETAKITFPSGSEGRALISIENGTKVLETKWVKTTKGTTSVEIPINKNMAPNVFVNISLLQPHQVSENDLPIRLYGTIPIFVEDAATKLEPQIVMPKEVAPEKEFVVKISEKNNKEMTYTLAIVEEGLLDLTRFKTPNAFDVFYQREALGVKTWDIFDDVIGAYSGSVDQVFAIGGDGSLSKGKNQKANRFKPVVTYLGPFFLEKGKTKSHKITLPNYIGAVRTMVVAGDINNEAFGNAEKSVPVLKPLMVLASLPRKLSPKEKVTLPVAVFAMHKKVKNVKIEVKTSNGIKIIGNKTQTINFDKPDEKMVYFELDVLKANGINSVEIIATGNGEKSTHKIELDVVNPNLITSKLIDKTVEGNQTQTINFDTFGVEDSNAAILELSTIPSINFSSRLAYLIQYPHGCVEQTTSSVFPQLFLNDIFDLTSDKKKEIQKNIENGIQRLGNFQKANGGLSYWMGENDVDDWGTSYAGHFLLEAEKKGFVLPLTFKSNFIEYQKKAARNWRQGYNTYSSDLEQAYRLYTLALAANPDLSAMNRLREFKQISNEAKWRLAATYALVGQKEAGEEIMNSANLNFSGYNYYNYGSETRNRAMALETMLLTNNKNAKDVAKSITKELSSNNYMSTQTTAFSLLSIGKMVVKNGGKSIDIKFTNDGKSETVKTSSAFVQRSLKVRNGTNSITLKNNENNIVFARIINAGKLPLGDEISESRGLSVSLKYIDLTGKIININQLKQGQDFVAKITVSNPKNETVKNIALTQVFPSGWEIVNTRFTDFGTTTKSDARYTDIRDDRVNFYFDLNQQSKKSETKTFTVLLNAAYLGTYYLPGIQVEAMYDNDYLVRTKGSWVEVVK, from the coding sequence ATGAAAACCCAAAACCTACTCTCAGCTTTCTTAATTCTGTTTCTATTTTTTTCTTGTAAAAATGAAGATGTTAAAACAGATAATATTTATAAATTCAAAGAATATATAAGTTATACAACATCAGGAATCGTTTCTAAAACAGAAAAAATTACTGTAAATCTAACTAAAGAAGTAGAAAATTGGGAAACAGATCAAGATATTTCTTCGGATATAATTTCAATAAAACCTTTTGTAAACGGTAAGATTAAAACACTAAATAAACACGCTTTTGTTTTTATTCCGGATGAAGATTTAGATGCAGATACCGAATATACAGTTACTTTAAAATTAGGTAAACTTTATAAAAATATTCCTCAAGAATTTGAAGATTACACATTTCAGTTTAAAACGATTACACCTAATTTTACGATTAAAACAGGCGCTTTGCAATCGTATTCTAAAGAATATCAATATTTAGAAGGTGTTGTAAATTCTGCGGATGTAATTTCTTTAGAGAATGCTAAAAAGCTTTTAAATGCTTCACAAAAAGGAACATCCAAAAAAATAGTTTGGAACGAATCGTATAAAAACAACAGGGTTTTTGAATTCAAAATAGACAGTATTCAACGTTTTGAAGAAGAAAGTAAATTAGCAATTAGTTGGAATGGAAATTCAATAAATGCTGATTCAAAAGGTGAAAACGAAATTAGCATCCCAAGTAAAAATAATTTTAAAGTTTTAAGTGTAAAAATATATAATGAAAATGAACAATATATTTCTATTAATTTTTCTGATGCGCTAAAAAAACAACAAAATTTTGATGGTTTAATCACTGTAGAAAATGTAAAAACTCCTCGTTTTATTGTTGATGGAAATGAAATAAAAATTTTCTCAGAAGCTAGATTTCAAGGAGCTATTTTGGTATCAGTTTTTCAAGGAATTCAAAATTCTGATGAATATAAACTCAAAAACACCTATACAGAAACGATTTCTTTCGAGCAGAAAAAACCTGAGATTAGAGCAATTAGTAACGGAACAATATTACCAAATTCCAAAGATTTAAAATTCAATTTTGAAGCAGTAAACGTAAAAGAAGTTGATGTTAGAGTTATAAAAATTTATCATAAAAATATATTACAGTTTTTGCAAGAAGAGGACATAAATAGCAATAGTAATTATGCAATAAAAAGAGTGGGTAGACGTGTTGCAAAACAAACAATTACATTAATTGATAAAAAAGAAAATAACACCCAAAAATGGAAAGCTTTTAGTGTAGATATTTCTAAAATGGTTGCTACAGAACCTGGTGCAATTTATAGAATTGAGCTTAGTTTTAATAAAAATCAGGCGCTTTATGATTGCTCAGAAAATACATCTTCAACAGAAAATAATGACAATTTTGAAGACAGAGATTTTAATTTTAATGAATTTGACGATGAAGAAAAACGAGAAGAATTGTATTGGGATGATAAATTATATAGCTACAAAAACTATAGTTATAATTGGAGTCAGAGAAATAATCCATGTTATGACGCATATTATAATGAAGGCAGAATAATTTCTCAAAATTTGTTGGCTTCTAATTTGGGTGTAATTGCCAAAAAAGGAACAGATAACACGTATTTCTTTGCTGTTACTAACATTTTAAACACAAATCCTGAAGCGGAGGCAACTGTAAGATTGTTCAATTTTCAGCAACAAGAAATCGCATCAAAAAACACAAATATTGATGGATTTGTTTCCATCAAATCAAAAAAGAATGCAGCATTTGCAATCGTTTCTAAAGGAAAAAATAAAGCATATTTAAGGTTGTTGGATGGTAATTCTCTATCATTAAGTAAGTTTGATGTTTCTGGAAGCAAAACTCAAAAAGGCTTAAAAGGCTATATTTATGGAGAACGAGGCGTTTGGAGACCTGGAGATTCTTTGCATTTAACTTTTGTACTGAATGATGCTGATAATAAATTGCCGAAAAATCATCCTGTAAAAATGGAAGTTACCGATCCGAGTGGGAAATTAATTTATAAAAAAGTAGCCTCAGAAAATCTACATAATTTTTATACTTTTAAAGTAACTACGTTGCCAGAATCAAAAACGGGAACTTATTCAGTCAAAGTTTCTGTTGGTGGTGCAAAATTCTACAAATACTTAAAGATTGAAACAGTAAAACCAAATCGCTTAAAAATTAAGATTGATTTTGATGATGAAATCCTAACCAGTAAAAAACCAATTAACGGAACGTTAGATGTAAAATGGTTGCACGGAACGCCTGCTAAAAACCTAAAAGCGGAAGTGAAAGCAAAGGTTTCTTCTACAAATTACAGTTTTAAAAATTACGAAAAGTATGTTTTTTCTGATCCATCAAGAACTTTTGAATCCGAAGAATTGACTGTTTTTGAAGGTAAATTAGATGAAAACGGATTTGCAAAAATCAAGAGTAATTTAACGATTGATAAAAATGCTCCAGGAATGTTAAATGTTCAGTTTTTGGTTAGAGCTTTTGAAAATGGTGGCGATTTTTCTATGGATGCATTTTCTAAAAAATACGCTCCTTTTAATTCTTTTGTAGGACTAAAATCACCAGAAGGAAATAGATATGGTTCTTTTTTTACGGATGAAAATCAAACTTTTTCAGTGATTTCTGTAGATGAAAAAGGAAATCCAGTTCAAAGAGACGAATTAGAAGTAGAAATTTATAAAATTGAATGGCGTTGGTGGTGGAGTTCATCCGAAGATAATTTATCGAGATATACTTCTAGCACGTATCATAAACCGTATTTAACTTCTACAATTAGTACAAATTCAAAAGGAGAAGGAAGTTTTAAATTGCATATTCCAGAAAGAGATAGAGGTCGATATTTAATAAGAGTTATTGATAAAAAAAGCGGACATTCAACAGGAAGAACTGCTTATTTCTATAAAAATTGGTGGCAAAATTCAAGTTCTGGCGATAAAGAAGCTGCAAAAATGTTAGTGTTTTCTGCGGATAAAGAAAAGTATAATGTTGGCGAAACTGCAAAAATTACATTTCCATCAGGAAGTGAAGGTCGCGCATTAATCAGTATTGAAAATGGCACAAAAGTTTTGGAAACAAAATGGGTTAAAACTACAAAAGGAACGACTTCTGTAGAAATCCCGATTAACAAAAACATGGCGCCAAATGTGTTTGTAAACATTTCTTTATTGCAACCACATCAAGTTTCAGAAAACGATTTGCCAATTAGATTGTATGGAACAATTCCGATTTTCGTAGAAGATGCTGCTACTAAATTAGAGCCACAAATTGTGATGCCAAAAGAAGTTGCGCCAGAAAAGGAGTTTGTTGTAAAAATATCAGAAAAAAACAACAAAGAAATGACGTATACCTTGGCAATTGTTGAAGAAGGATTATTAGATTTAACACGATTTAAAACACCAAATGCCTTTGATGTTTTTTACCAAAGAGAAGCTTTAGGTGTAAAAACGTGGGATATTTTTGATGATGTAATCGGTGCATATTCCGGAAGTGTAGATCAAGTTTTTGCGATTGGTGGAGATGGAAGTTTATCAAAAGGGAAAAACCAAAAAGCAAACAGATTTAAACCTGTTGTAACTTATTTAGGTCCGTTTTTTCTAGAAAAAGGAAAAACAAAATCGCATAAAATTACCTTGCCAAATTATATTGGTGCTGTTAGAACGATGGTTGTTGCTGGAGATATTAATAATGAAGCTTTTGGAAATGCAGAAAAATCTGTTCCGGTTTTAAAACCTTTAATGGTATTGGCTTCTTTGCCAAGAAAATTATCGCCAAAAGAAAAAGTTACGTTGCCAGTTGCTGTTTTTGCAATGCATAAAAAAGTGAAAAATGTTAAGATTGAAGTAAAAACATCCAACGGAATTAAAATTATTGGCAACAAAACGCAAACAATCAATTTTGACAAACCAGATGAGAAAATGGTCTATTTTGAGTTGGATGTTTTAAAAGCAAATGGCATCAATTCTGTTGAAATTATTGCAACAGGAAATGGCGAAAAATCTACCCATAAAATTGAATTGGATGTTGTAAATCCGAATTTAATTACATCAAAATTAATTGATAAAACGGTAGAAGGAAATCAAACACAAACGATCAATTTTGACACTTTTGGAGTAGAAGATTCTAATGCTGCAATTCTGGAGTTATCTACAATTCCGTCTATCAATTTTTCTAGCAGATTAGCCTATTTAATTCAATATCCACATGGTTGTGTAGAGCAAACAACGTCGAGCGTTTTTCCTCAATTATTTTTGAATGATATTTTCGATTTAACTTCGGATAAAAAGAAGGAAATTCAAAAAAATATAGAAAACGGAATTCAGCGTTTAGGTAATTTTCAAAAAGCAAACGGAGGTTTAAGTTATTGGATGGGAGAAAATGATGTTGATGATTGGGGAACAAGTTACGCTGGTCATTTTTTACTAGAAGCAGAAAAAAAAGGATTTGTTTTGCCACTTACATTTAAGAGTAATTTTATAGAATATCAGAAAAAAGCAGCACGAAATTGGCGACAAGGTTACAATACATATTCATCCGATTTAGAACAAGCTTACAGATTATACACGTTGGCTTTAGCGGCTAATCCAGATTTATCTGCCATGAACAGATTGCGAGAATTTAAGCAAATTTCTAACGAAGCAAAATGGAGATTAGCTGCAACGTATGCTTTGGTTGGACAAAAAGAAGCAGGTGAAGAAATTATGAATTCGGCCAATTTAAATTTCTCTGGTTATAATTATTACAATTATGGTTCAGAAACTAGAAATAGAGCGATGGCTTTAGAAACCATGCTGTTAACAAATAATAAAAACGCAAAAGATGTTGCCAAATCAATTACCAAAGAATTGTCTAGTAACAACTATATGAGCACTCAAACTACCGCTTTTAGTTTGTTGTCTATTGGTAAAATGGTTGTTAAAAATGGAGGAAAATCTATCGATATTAAGTTTACTAATGATGGAAAATCAGAAACTGTAAAAACGTCAAGTGCATTTGTTCAACGAAGTTTAAAAGTAAGAAATGGTACTAATTCCATCACTTTAAAAAACAATGAAAACAATATTGTTTTTGCAAGGATTATCAATGCTGGGAAATTGCCTTTAGGTGATGAAATATCCGAAAGTAGAGGTTTAAGTGTTTCACTAAAATATATAGATTTAACGGGTAAGATTATCAACATAAATCAGTTAAAACAAGGTCAGGATTTTGTGGCAAAAATAACTGTTAGTAATCCGAAGAATGAGACTGTTAAAAACATTGCTTTAACTCAAGTTTTTCCTTCGGGATGGGAAATTGTAAACACACGTTTTACCGATTTTGGAACCACCACAAAAAGCGATGCACGTTATACAGATATTAGAGATGATCGCGTTAATTTTTACTTTGATTTGAATCAACAATCAAAAAAATCAGAAACAAAAACGTTTACCGTTTTATTAAATGCAGCTTATTTAGGAACGTATTATTTGCCAGGAATTCAAGTAGAAGCAATGTATGATAATGATTATTTGGTTAGAACAAAAGGGAGTTGGGTTGAGGTAGTTAAATAA